The following are from one region of the Halorussus rarus genome:
- the gltB gene encoding glutamate synthase large subunit yields MAEHPRSDSGDRHPVPDGDRQLLADPDDYRANCGVGVVMDLENGGGHDVLADGLDLLSNLEHRGTTGAEEDTGDGAGVLLRKPHEFFVEELGADLDGAFPDPDEYAVGSVFLPRDDEDAGEELKALAEDVLADEGLDLFHWREVPTDNADLGRTALDSEPAVWQCFVRPEGDLSPEAFDDRLYVARRALEQTVEADAPAGADRFYVCSLDRQTVVYKGLLKGDQLAGYFPDLTDRRIESTFVMVHARFSTNTLGAWHLAHPYRNVIHNGEFNTIRGNVNWMRARENDLEAESFDTDRVTPVVADPEGSDTAAVDNALELLLRGGRELPHALRLMVPEAWRKDDDMAQDRREFYDYHASLLEPWDGPALVAATDGERVGAVLDRNGLRPCRYDVTTDGRLVMASEAGALDTPESEIRERGRLEPGQLFLADPEEGRVVPDDEVFDGLTDEKYGEWVDDQQVELGDVAGPGVGDPGEDLRARQTAFGYTHDELDELLEPMAQSGKDPVGSMGDDTPLSVLSEFNRPLFSYFRQLFAQVSNPPIDYIREDVVTSLEARLGSQRNLLDESPAHARQLVLDSPVLTDDEMAGVREQDRIATATVDITYDRDTDLETAVERVRREVREAIESGAEIVVLSDREVGPDRLAIPSLLATGAVHHHLVRNGLRNRAGLVVESGDPRTVHHLACLVGYGAGAVNPALAFESVADLVAGPDGMDREAAVDAYVTALEDGLQKTMAKMGISTVESYRGAQIFEAVGLDSDFVAEYFEGTAARTEGVGVEGVEADLRERHAEAYGGGDGDDVDPQPERQGEYEHRSAGRHHAWNPQTVGALQRAVRQDEPDTYAEFAEATNDQNGGLQTLRGLLEFDDEGRESIPVEEVEPVGDIVKRFSTAAMSLGSLSPEAHENNAVAMNRLGAKSNTGEGGEPPERFGTEKECNVKQVASGRFGVTSSYLANAEELQIKMAQGSKPGEGGHLPGGKVNEMIAHVRHATPGVGLISPPPQHDIYSIEDLKQLVHDLKTANPDADVNVKLVSEDGIGTIAAGVAKANADVVHVSGHSGGTGASPKTSIKHAGLPWELGLAEANQMLRSTGLRSRIRVSVDGGLKTGRDVAVAALLGAEEYVFGTASLVTSGCVMARQCHENTCPVGVATQDEELRSRFPGQPDHVVNYMTFIARELREIMADLGFRTVEEMVGRVDCLDQRETDHPKARNLDLSSVLAEPSVGESYDDARTKTREQTHEIDDHLDRDLLAVAEEAIVDGAPVEIETDIGNEDRAVGAMLSGRISKERGTAGLPDGTVSCSFRGTAGQSFGAFLQSGVDFHLTGAANDYLGKGLSGGRLAVETPESAAYDPTENSVVGNVALYGATGGEAYVNGVAGERFGVRNSGVKAVVEGVGDHGCEYMTGGVVAVLGDTGKNFAAGMSGGVAYVWDRHGEFRDRVNPGMVSLESSLSERDERVLRRLVENHAAYTDSERAEALLDDWEAALSQFVKVMPDAYRRAVTEEGREDVRNSPPPAARSEEDVGPLVQSGAD; encoded by the coding sequence ATGGCCGAGCACCCACGTTCTGACTCGGGGGACCGCCACCCCGTACCCGACGGCGACCGACAGCTTCTCGCCGACCCGGACGACTACCGCGCGAACTGCGGCGTCGGCGTCGTGATGGACCTCGAAAACGGCGGCGGACACGACGTTCTCGCGGACGGTCTCGACCTGCTCTCGAATCTCGAACACCGCGGCACGACCGGCGCGGAGGAGGACACCGGCGACGGGGCGGGCGTCCTGCTCCGGAAGCCCCACGAGTTCTTCGTCGAGGAGTTGGGGGCCGACCTCGACGGAGCGTTCCCGGACCCCGACGAGTACGCGGTCGGGTCCGTGTTCCTCCCGAGGGACGACGAGGACGCCGGCGAGGAGCTGAAGGCGCTCGCCGAGGACGTCCTCGCCGACGAGGGGCTGGACCTGTTCCACTGGCGCGAGGTGCCGACCGACAACGCGGACCTCGGCCGAACCGCGCTCGACTCCGAACCCGCGGTCTGGCAGTGCTTCGTCCGGCCGGAGGGCGACCTCTCGCCGGAGGCGTTCGACGACCGGCTCTACGTCGCCCGGCGCGCGCTGGAGCAGACCGTCGAGGCCGACGCCCCGGCGGGTGCCGACCGGTTCTACGTCTGCTCGCTCGACCGTCAGACCGTCGTCTACAAGGGGCTGCTCAAGGGCGACCAGCTGGCGGGCTACTTCCCGGACCTCACCGACCGGCGCATCGAGAGCACGTTCGTCATGGTCCACGCCCGGTTCTCGACCAATACGCTGGGCGCGTGGCACCTCGCTCATCCGTACCGCAACGTCATCCACAACGGCGAGTTCAACACCATCCGGGGCAACGTCAACTGGATGCGCGCCCGCGAGAACGACCTCGAGGCCGAGTCGTTCGACACCGACCGGGTGACGCCGGTCGTCGCCGACCCCGAGGGCAGCGACACCGCCGCGGTCGACAACGCGCTCGAACTCCTGCTCCGTGGCGGCCGGGAGCTCCCCCACGCGCTCCGGCTGATGGTCCCTGAGGCCTGGCGCAAGGACGACGACATGGCGCAGGACCGCCGGGAGTTCTACGACTACCACGCCTCGCTGCTCGAGCCCTGGGACGGCCCCGCGCTCGTGGCGGCGACCGACGGCGAGCGGGTCGGCGCGGTGCTCGACCGCAACGGGCTCCGGCCCTGCCGGTACGACGTCACGACCGACGGCCGGCTCGTGATGGCCAGCGAGGCCGGCGCGCTCGACACGCCCGAGAGCGAGATCCGCGAGCGCGGCCGGCTCGAACCCGGCCAGCTCTTCCTCGCCGACCCCGAGGAGGGCCGCGTCGTCCCCGACGACGAGGTGTTCGACGGGCTGACCGACGAGAAGTACGGCGAGTGGGTCGACGACCAGCAGGTCGAACTCGGCGACGTCGCCGGGCCCGGCGTCGGCGACCCCGGCGAGGACCTCCGGGCGCGCCAGACCGCCTTCGGCTACACCCACGACGAACTCGACGAGCTGCTCGAACCGATGGCCCAGTCGGGCAAGGACCCCGTGGGGTCGATGGGCGACGACACGCCGCTGTCGGTGCTCTCGGAGTTCAACCGGCCGCTGTTCTCGTACTTCCGGCAGCTGTTCGCCCAGGTGTCGAACCCGCCCATCGACTACATCCGCGAGGACGTCGTGACCAGCCTCGAAGCCCGTCTGGGCAGCCAGCGCAACCTGCTCGACGAGTCGCCGGCCCACGCGCGCCAGCTCGTGCTCGACTCGCCGGTGCTGACCGACGACGAGATGGCCGGCGTGCGCGAACAGGACCGGATCGCCACCGCGACCGTCGACATCACCTACGACCGCGACACTGACCTCGAGACCGCGGTCGAGCGCGTCCGCCGCGAGGTCCGGGAGGCCATCGAGTCGGGCGCCGAGATCGTGGTGCTCTCGGACCGCGAGGTCGGCCCCGACCGGCTCGCGATCCCGAGCCTGCTGGCGACCGGCGCGGTCCACCACCACCTCGTCCGGAACGGCCTGCGCAACCGCGCCGGCCTGGTCGTCGAGTCGGGCGACCCCCGGACGGTCCACCACCTCGCGTGCCTGGTCGGCTACGGCGCGGGCGCGGTCAACCCCGCGCTCGCGTTCGAGTCGGTCGCCGACCTCGTGGCCGGCCCCGACGGGATGGACCGCGAGGCGGCCGTCGACGCCTACGTCACCGCGCTGGAGGACGGCCTCCAGAAGACGATGGCCAAGATGGGCATCTCGACGGTCGAGAGCTACCGGGGCGCCCAGATATTCGAGGCGGTCGGCCTCGACTCGGACTTCGTGGCCGAGTACTTCGAGGGCACCGCCGCGCGCACCGAGGGCGTCGGCGTCGAGGGGGTCGAGGCAGACCTCCGCGAGCGCCACGCCGAGGCCTACGGCGGCGGCGACGGCGACGACGTCGACCCCCAGCCCGAGCGCCAGGGCGAGTACGAGCACCGCTCGGCCGGCCGGCACCACGCCTGGAACCCCCAGACGGTCGGCGCGCTCCAGCGCGCGGTCCGGCAGGACGAGCCCGACACCTACGCCGAGTTCGCGGAAGCCACCAACGACCAGAACGGCGGGCTCCAGACGCTCCGGGGCCTGCTGGAGTTCGACGACGAGGGCCGCGAGTCGATCCCGGTCGAGGAGGTCGAACCGGTCGGCGACATCGTGAAGCGGTTCTCGACCGCCGCGATGAGCCTCGGGTCGCTGTCGCCCGAGGCCCACGAGAACAACGCCGTCGCGATGAACCGGCTGGGCGCCAAGTCCAACACCGGCGAGGGCGGCGAGCCGCCCGAGCGGTTCGGTACCGAGAAGGAGTGCAACGTCAAGCAGGTCGCCTCCGGTCGGTTCGGCGTCACCAGCTCGTACCTCGCCAACGCCGAGGAGCTCCAGATCAAGATGGCCCAGGGGAGCAAGCCCGGCGAGGGCGGCCACCTCCCCGGCGGCAAGGTCAACGAGATGATCGCCCACGTCCGGCACGCCACGCCCGGAGTCGGGCTCATCTCGCCGCCGCCCCAGCACGACATCTACTCAATCGAGGACCTCAAGCAGCTGGTCCACGACCTCAAGACCGCAAACCCCGACGCCGACGTGAACGTCAAGCTGGTGTCGGAGGACGGCATCGGCACCATCGCGGCCGGCGTCGCCAAGGCCAACGCCGACGTGGTCCACGTCTCGGGCCACTCGGGCGGCACCGGCGCGAGCCCGAAGACCTCCATCAAGCACGCCGGCCTGCCGTGGGAGCTCGGCCTCGCGGAGGCCAACCAGATGCTCCGGTCGACCGGCCTGCGCTCGCGCATCCGGGTGAGCGTCGACGGCGGGCTCAAGACCGGCCGGGACGTGGCGGTCGCGGCGCTGCTCGGCGCCGAGGAGTACGTCTTCGGCACGGCCAGCCTCGTCACTTCCGGCTGCGTGATGGCCCGGCAGTGCCACGAGAACACCTGCCCGGTCGGCGTCGCGACCCAGGACGAGGAGCTCCGGTCGCGGTTCCCCGGCCAGCCCGACCACGTCGTCAACTACATGACGTTCATCGCCCGGGAGCTCCGCGAGATCATGGCCGACCTGGGCTTCCGGACCGTCGAGGAGATGGTCGGCCGGGTCGACTGCCTCGACCAGCGCGAGACCGACCACCCGAAGGCCCGCAACCTCGACCTCTCGTCGGTCCTGGCCGAGCCGTCGGTCGGCGAGAGCTACGACGACGCCCGGACCAAGACCCGCGAGCAGACCCACGAGATCGACGACCACCTCGACCGCGACCTGCTCGCGGTCGCCGAGGAGGCCATCGTGGACGGCGCGCCGGTCGAGATCGAGACCGACATCGGCAACGAGGACCGCGCCGTCGGCGCGATGCTCTCGGGCCGCATCTCGAAGGAGCGGGGCACGGCCGGGCTGCCCGACGGCACCGTCTCGTGCTCGTTCCGGGGCACCGCCGGCCAGAGCTTCGGCGCGTTCCTCCAGTCGGGCGTCGACTTCCACCTCACCGGCGCGGCCAACGACTACCTCGGCAAGGGGCTGTCGGGCGGCCGGCTCGCGGTCGAGACGCCCGAGTCGGCGGCCTACGACCCGACCGAGAACAGCGTCGTCGGCAACGTCGCGCTCTACGGCGCGACCGGCGGCGAGGCCTACGTCAACGGGGTCGCCGGCGAGCGGTTCGGCGTGCGTAACTCCGGCGTGAAGGCGGTCGTCGAGGGCGTCGGCGACCACGGCTGCGAGTACATGACCGGCGGCGTCGTCGCGGTGCTGGGCGACACCGGCAAGAACTTCGCCGCGGGGATGTCCGGCGGCGTAGCCTACGTCTGGGACCGCCACGGCGAGTTCCGCGACAGGGTCAACCCCGGCATGGTCAGCCTCGAGTCGTCGCTGTCGGAGCGCGACGAGCGCGTCCTTCGCCGCCTCGTCGAGAACCACGCGGCCTACACCGACAGCGAGCGCGCCGAGGCGCTGCTCGACGACTGGGAGGCCGCGCTCTCGCAGTTCGTGAAGGTGATGCCCGACGCCTACCGGCGCGCGGTCACCGAGGAGGGCCGCGAGGACGTGCGCAACTCCCCGCCGCCGGCCGCGCGGAGCGAGGAGGACGTCGGCCCGCTCGTGCAGAGCGGCGCGGACTGA
- a CDS encoding GNAT family N-acetyltransferase: MGQREAESDGIEIREAESSDVEGIRNVALESLRASYADVLDEEVIGTAVENWYADEAMDAELGEEGMLYLVAVAGDEVVGFSQNLVAEGDGTILWLHVDPDSRDENVGTTLLNHTLATLSERGVERIAAEVLAENEAGCTFYEANGFEKASDRDREIGGETHVENVYVHEGRAKFEAREFDDQTLYVNWAESERGSDAPFYAAYSDDDGEDLYGYFCSNCGSFDTAMDSMERLECNDCGNTKKPVRWDASYL; this comes from the coding sequence ATGGGACAGAGAGAGGCCGAGTCCGACGGAATCGAAATTCGAGAGGCCGAATCGAGTGACGTCGAGGGGATCAGGAACGTCGCGCTGGAGTCGCTCCGCGCGTCGTACGCCGACGTTCTCGACGAGGAGGTCATCGGGACCGCGGTCGAGAACTGGTACGCCGACGAGGCGATGGACGCCGAACTCGGCGAGGAGGGGATGCTCTACCTCGTCGCGGTCGCCGGCGACGAGGTCGTCGGCTTCTCCCAGAACCTCGTGGCCGAAGGGGACGGGACCATCCTCTGGTTGCACGTCGACCCCGACAGCCGCGACGAGAACGTCGGGACGACCCTGCTCAACCACACGCTGGCGACCCTCTCGGAGCGGGGCGTCGAGCGCATCGCGGCCGAGGTCCTCGCGGAGAACGAGGCCGGGTGCACCTTCTACGAGGCAAACGGTTTCGAGAAGGCAAGCGATCGCGACCGGGAGATCGGCGGCGAGACCCACGTCGAGAACGTCTACGTCCACGAGGGCAGGGCCAAGTTCGAGGCCCGGGAGTTCGACGACCAGACCCTCTACGTCAACTGGGCCGAGAGCGAGCGGGGTTCGGACGCCCCGTTCTACGCCGCCTACAGCGACGACGACGGCGAGGACCTCTACGGCTACTTCTGCTCGAACTGCGGGAGCTTCGACACCGCGATGGACTCGATGGAGCGCCTGGAGTGCAACGACTGCGGGAACACCAAGAAGCCGGTGCGGTGGGACGCGTCGTACCTGTAG
- a CDS encoding NAD-dependent epimerase/dehydratase family protein → MDSALVVGGTRFIGRHLVSELRDHGYDVTIYNRGNHDNPFADNDAVDHYEGDRTNESALEQARREVDPDAVFDCVAYRPRDVRAATEIFSDVDAYVYISSGDAYGSEEIPKREGETDLRPCSREQATDDSGDTYGNRKAEGDRAIAAAADRGVNAYSVRPCIVYGPHDYTERLDYWIDRVANYDRVVVPGDGDNVWHRAYVEDVASALRVVAEEGTPGEAYNVGDRRLVTIDEMLGLIADALDTSVDVVHAGERELAAADLAPDDFVLYRDYPHVLDTDKLAALGWESTPLDEAMARTVEEHLESDRHGSEYDPGRDAEERVLGVLDTL, encoded by the coding sequence ATGGACTCCGCACTCGTCGTCGGCGGCACGCGGTTCATCGGCCGCCACCTCGTCTCGGAACTGCGCGACCACGGCTACGACGTCACCATCTACAACCGCGGGAACCACGACAACCCCTTCGCCGACAACGACGCGGTCGACCACTACGAGGGCGACCGGACCAACGAGTCGGCGCTGGAGCAGGCGCGGCGCGAGGTCGACCCCGACGCCGTCTTCGACTGCGTGGCCTACAGGCCCCGGGACGTCCGGGCCGCGACCGAGATATTCTCGGACGTCGACGCGTACGTCTACATCTCCAGCGGCGACGCCTACGGCAGCGAGGAGATCCCCAAGCGCGAGGGCGAGACCGACCTCCGGCCCTGCTCGCGCGAGCAGGCGACCGACGACTCGGGCGACACCTACGGCAACCGGAAGGCCGAGGGCGACCGGGCTATCGCCGCGGCGGCCGACCGCGGCGTGAACGCCTACTCCGTCCGCCCGTGCATCGTCTACGGTCCCCACGACTACACCGAGCGGCTCGACTACTGGATCGACCGGGTGGCCAACTACGACCGCGTCGTCGTGCCCGGCGACGGCGACAACGTCTGGCACCGCGCGTACGTCGAGGACGTCGCGAGCGCGCTCCGGGTGGTCGCCGAGGAGGGGACGCCCGGCGAGGCGTACAACGTGGGGGACCGCCGCCTCGTCACCATCGACGAGATGCTCGGCCTGATTGCGGATGCTCTCGACACGAGCGTCGACGTCGTCCACGCGGGCGAGCGCGAACTCGCGGCCGCGGACCTCGCGCCCGACGACTTCGTGCTCTACCGGGACTACCCCCACGTGCTCGACACCGACAAGCTCGCCGCGCTCGGCTGGGAGTCGACCCCGCTCGACGAGGCGATGGCTCGGACCGTCGAGGAGCACCTCGAGAGCGACCGCCACGGGAGCGAGTACGACCCGGGCCGCGACGCCGAGGAGCGCGTGCTCGGCGTGCTCGACACGCTCTGA
- a CDS encoding NAD(P)-dependent glycerol-1-phosphate dehydrogenase, which translates to MFDKTTWIRLPRNVVVGHGVLDRTVEAVSELHLHGRPLVVTSPTPRKVAADRVAADFEAAGDDPAVVEIDEASFESVQRVIDVAREVDAGYLVGVGGGKAIDIAKMASDEIGRGFVSVPTAASHDGIVSGRGSVPEGDTRHSVAAEPPLAVVADTEILADAPWRLTTAGCADIISNYTAVKDWRLANRLQNVEYSHYAAALAEMTAEMLVDNADSIKQGLEESAWVVVKALLSSGVAMSIATSSRPASGAEHLFSHQLDRMVPEAALHGHQVGVGTIVAEYLHGGDWRGVRDALATIGAPTTAEELGIDDETVVAALTAAHEIRDRYTILGNGMNEEAAVEAAETTGVI; encoded by the coding sequence ATGTTCGACAAAACCACGTGGATTCGCCTGCCGCGGAACGTGGTGGTGGGCCACGGCGTCCTCGACCGGACGGTCGAGGCCGTCTCGGAGCTCCACCTCCACGGCCGGCCGCTGGTGGTGACCAGCCCCACGCCGCGGAAGGTCGCGGCCGACCGGGTGGCCGCCGACTTCGAGGCGGCGGGCGACGACCCCGCGGTGGTCGAGATCGACGAGGCCAGCTTCGAGTCGGTCCAGCGGGTCATCGACGTGGCCCGGGAGGTCGACGCGGGCTACCTGGTCGGGGTCGGCGGCGGGAAGGCCATCGACATCGCCAAGATGGCCAGCGACGAGATCGGCCGCGGGTTCGTCTCGGTGCCGACCGCGGCGAGCCACGACGGCATCGTCTCGGGCCGCGGGTCGGTGCCGGAGGGCGACACCCGCCACAGCGTGGCCGCCGAGCCGCCGCTGGCGGTCGTGGCCGACACCGAGATTCTCGCGGACGCGCCGTGGCGGCTGACGACCGCGGGCTGCGCGGACATCATCAGCAACTACACCGCGGTCAAGGACTGGCGGCTGGCCAACCGGCTCCAGAACGTCGAGTACTCCCACTACGCCGCCGCGCTGGCCGAGATGACCGCCGAGATGCTGGTCGACAACGCCGACTCCATCAAGCAGGGCCTGGAGGAGTCGGCCTGGGTGGTCGTGAAGGCGCTGCTGTCGTCGGGCGTCGCGATGTCCATCGCGACCTCCTCGCGGCCCGCCTCGGGCGCCGAGCACCTGTTCAGCCACCAGCTCGACCGGATGGTGCCCGAGGCCGCGCTCCACGGCCACCAGGTCGGGGTCGGCACCATCGTCGCCGAGTACCTCCACGGCGGCGACTGGCGGGGCGTCCGGGACGCGCTGGCGACCATCGGCGCGCCCACCACGGCCGAGGAACTCGGCATCGACGACGAGACGGTCGTCGCCGCGCTGACCGCGGCCCACGAGATACGCGACCGGTACACCATCCTGGGCAACGGGATGAACGAAGAGGCCGCCGTCGAAGCGGCCGAGACGACGGGCGTCATCTAG
- a CDS encoding DoxX family protein, which produces MSLLGSESPESAAETVQEAKDAVTDEEGPKTHSTSFKLARVLFGGVLAFTALNNFRDLDEMIGYAESKGAPNAELTVPFISGSLLFGGLGIAAWKLPRLAAGAAATFFAGVTPVMHDFWSLDDEEEKQQQQIHFLKNAALLGGALAFLRIGQDDRKTD; this is translated from the coding sequence GTGTCACTACTCGGCAGCGAATCACCCGAGAGCGCCGCAGAAACCGTACAGGAAGCCAAGGATGCCGTGACGGACGAGGAGGGGCCAAAGACCCACTCGACGTCGTTCAAGCTCGCCCGCGTGCTGTTCGGCGGCGTGCTGGCGTTCACGGCGCTGAACAACTTCCGGGACCTCGACGAGATGATCGGCTACGCCGAGAGCAAGGGCGCGCCGAACGCCGAGCTCACGGTGCCGTTCATCAGCGGGAGCCTGCTGTTCGGCGGCCTCGGCATCGCGGCGTGGAAGCTGCCGCGGCTCGCGGCCGGAGCGGCGGCCACCTTCTTCGCGGGCGTCACGCCGGTCATGCACGACTTCTGGAGTCTCGACGACGAAGAGGAGAAGCAACAGCAGCAGATTCACTTCCTGAAGAACGCCGCCCTGCTCGGCGGCGCGCTGGCGTTCCTGCGAATCGGCCAGGACGACCGGAAGACGGACTGA
- a CDS encoding NUDIX hydrolase, with protein sequence MTVTERSRRRVDSALDRLRSAYESVELVEKTREHSPAAYERDRERFEAGTLGGAGVWATDPEGRVLLVRHEGESAWSDPGGKQEPGERLEATARREASEETGVDVELAGVRQAHRIEVRDVAGERPPVYRLIVIFDAHRVAGEPRPREGEIAEARWWRERPDELLYPELSEFPVPAAE encoded by the coding sequence GTGACCGTTACCGAGCGCTCGCGCCGCCGGGTCGACTCCGCGCTCGACCGCCTCCGGAGCGCGTACGAGTCCGTCGAGTTGGTCGAGAAGACTCGCGAGCATTCGCCGGCGGCATACGAACGAGACCGCGAGCGGTTCGAGGCCGGCACCCTCGGCGGGGCCGGCGTCTGGGCGACCGATCCGGAGGGGCGCGTCCTGCTGGTCCGCCACGAGGGCGAATCGGCGTGGAGCGACCCGGGCGGCAAGCAGGAACCGGGCGAGCGCCTCGAAGCGACCGCCCGGCGCGAGGCCTCCGAGGAGACCGGCGTCGACGTCGAACTCGCCGGCGTCCGGCAGGCCCACCGCATCGAGGTCCGGGACGTCGCGGGCGAGCGACCGCCGGTCTATCGGCTCATCGTCATCTTCGACGCCCATCGCGTCGCAGGTGAACCGCGCCCGCGAGAGGGCGAGATCGCCGAGGCACGGTGGTGGCGCGAGCGACCCGACGAGCTGCTGTACCCGGAACTGTCCGAGTTTCCGGTTCCCGCGGCGGAGTGA
- a CDS encoding ABC transporter permease: MSFAAVVRKDFTDVRRAKLLWFVGGIYTLFAVLFFYTGSTGENPEVLLQLWNMSGLAVLFIPLVALVAAYLSIAGERESGSIKYLLSIPNGRADVVFGKYVSRAGLVSGAILLAFGVAAALSVVWYPEVDFATFARVTGLTLFFALAYVSVAVGISALTASRSRAMAGAIGYFFAFNVLWIQGSAFSVVGALRFVFEDTLGISLAENTELFVQSLSPATAYLQSLRLAYPAGYRDLPPADPSTPFYLEPEFMLVVLAAWVVVPLLVGYWRFERADLG; this comes from the coding sequence ATGAGCTTCGCCGCCGTGGTCCGGAAGGACTTCACGGACGTCCGCCGGGCGAAGCTGCTGTGGTTCGTCGGCGGCATCTACACCCTGTTCGCCGTGCTGTTCTTCTACACCGGCAGCACGGGCGAGAACCCGGAGGTGCTGCTCCAGCTCTGGAACATGTCCGGGCTCGCGGTGCTGTTCATCCCGCTGGTCGCGCTCGTCGCGGCCTACCTCTCCATCGCGGGCGAGCGCGAGTCGGGCAGCATCAAGTACCTGCTCTCGATCCCGAACGGCCGCGCGGACGTCGTCTTCGGCAAGTACGTCTCGCGGGCCGGCCTCGTCAGCGGCGCCATCCTCCTGGCGTTCGGGGTCGCCGCCGCGCTGTCGGTGGTCTGGTACCCCGAGGTCGACTTCGCCACGTTCGCCCGCGTGACCGGGCTGACGCTGTTCTTCGCGCTGGCGTACGTCTCGGTCGCGGTCGGCATCTCGGCGCTGACCGCCTCGCGCTCGCGGGCCATGGCCGGCGCCATCGGCTACTTCTTCGCGTTCAACGTGCTCTGGATACAGGGATCGGCGTTCTCGGTCGTGGGGGCGCTCCGGTTCGTCTTCGAGGACACCCTCGGTATCTCGCTCGCGGAGAACACTGAGCTGTTCGTCCAGAGCCTGAGCCCGGCGACCGCCTACCTCCAGTCGCTCCGGCTGGCGTACCCCGCGGGCTACCGCGACCTCCCGCCGGCCGACCCTTCGACGCCGTTCTACCTCGAGCCCGAGTTCATGCTGGTCGTCCTGGCGGCGTGGGTCGTCGTCCCGCTGCTGGTGGGCTACTGGCGGTTCGAGCGGGCCGACCTCGGGTAA
- a CDS encoding ABC transporter ATP-binding protein codes for MPAIDTHDLTKRFGDDVVAVDSLDLTVDTGEIFGFLGPNGAGKSTTINMLLDFIRPTAGSAEVLGHDAQTETRAIRRRVGVLPEGAALYDRLTGREHVAWVAETKGADVDPDAVLDRVGLDSEARERKAGGYSKGMSQRLALGMALVGDPDLLVFDEPSSGLDPNGIQAMRDLLRQEAERGTTVFFSSHILPQVEAVCDRVGIMSDGRLVAEDTIEGLREAAGGRGRITATVDRVPDGLAGELESLAGVDTASLGECEITAVCSDPAAKIDVLKRIDDVTPVLDVSSEEASLEELFNRYTAAEDDQRDADAERSAEVTA; via the coding sequence ATGCCAGCAATCGACACGCACGACCTGACGAAGCGGTTCGGCGACGACGTGGTCGCCGTCGACTCGCTCGACCTCACCGTCGACACCGGGGAGATATTCGGCTTCCTGGGGCCGAACGGGGCGGGGAAATCGACCACCATCAACATGCTGTTGGACTTCATCCGGCCGACCGCGGGGTCGGCCGAGGTGCTGGGTCACGACGCCCAGACCGAGACCCGGGCCATCCGGCGGCGGGTCGGCGTCCTTCCGGAGGGCGCGGCGCTCTACGACAGGCTGACCGGCCGCGAGCACGTCGCCTGGGTCGCCGAGACCAAGGGCGCGGACGTCGACCCCGACGCCGTCCTCGACCGCGTGGGGCTCGATTCCGAGGCCCGCGAGCGCAAGGCCGGCGGCTACTCGAAGGGGATGAGCCAGCGTCTCGCGCTCGGGATGGCGCTGGTCGGCGACCCCGACCTGCTCGTGTTCGACGAACCGTCCTCGGGGCTCGACCCCAACGGCATCCAGGCGATGCGCGACCTGCTCCGCCAGGAGGCCGAGCGCGGCACGACCGTGTTCTTCTCGAGCCACATCCTGCCGCAGGTCGAGGCGGTCTGCGACCGCGTGGGTATCATGAGCGACGGCCGCCTGGTCGCCGAGGACACCATCGAGGGGCTCCGGGAGGCGGCCGGGGGCCGGGGGCGAATCACCGCGACCGTCGACCGCGTGCCCGACGGGCTGGCCGGGGAGCTGGAGTCGCTGGCGGGCGTCGACACCGCGTCGCTCGGCGAGTGCGAGATCACCGCGGTCTGCTCGGACCCCGCCGCGAAGATAGACGTCCTCAAGCGAATCGACGACGTCACCCCCGTGCTCGACGTCAGCTCCGAGGAGGCGTCCCTGGAAGAGCTGTTCAACCGCTACACCGCCGCCGAGGACGACCAGCGCGACGCCGACGCCGAGCGGTCCGCGGAGGTGACCGCATGA